TCACCTGCACGAAACGTTGATAACGGCACAAGCCGCAGCCATTGGTATTCCCCTATTGCTGTCTCATGTAGCCGGTACCAGCAATGCACAGTACGAAGCAGCATTACAATCCAGCATACAGCAACTACAACAGCAAGGTATTTATGCTATTGCCTTCGGCGATATTTTTCTGGAAGACATTCGCCAATACAGAGAGCAGTTGATGACACAACTAGGCATGCAAGTTGTTTTTCCGCTCTGGCAGTTGCCAACCAACCACTTGTTGCAAAGCATGATACAGTCCGGCTTCAAAGCCATGATTTGCTGCATAGATGCGCAACGCATCCCTACGCAATGGCTAGGCAAAATGCTCGATGATAAAAGCATGGCCATGTTACCACAGGATATTGACCCTTGCGGTGAAAATGGCGAATTCCATACTTTTTGTGTTGACGGTCCTGTTTTTCAATATCCGCTACACATTAAAACCGGCGCTATCAGTTCACAACGAATGACCATTGCGACTAACCGGTTTGCTATTTTTAGCTGGGTGCACATTCACCTGTTGCCCCAGCCCTGAGAGCAGCCGCATTTTTGTGTAGGTTTGATACATCATGACCAGAAGGCTACCATTATCCATTCTTGCATCCCTCATTCAGGAAACCATTGAACAGGTTTTTGAAGCGGAAACTTTTTGGGTAATAGCCGAAATAACCGATGTAAAAAAATACCCCCAGAAACGCTGGTGTTTTCTCAAGCTCATCGAAAAAAATAAAGAGCACATTGTAACCGAAATGCAAGGCGTTCTTTGGGCCAATGCATTTGCTGAACTGCAACAATTTGAACGACGCACCGGGCAGGCTTTTGCCGATGGTTTGGAAATTAGTTGCCGTGTAGCAGTACGGTTTCATCCCCGCTACGGTTTGAAACTCGAGATACTCGAAATAGACAGTGCTTTTACACTCGGGCAGATAGAACTGCAGCGGCAGCAGACCCTCTATTTGTTATTGCGCCAATATCCTTCACACATTCAATTGGTAGATGGCGAATACATTACGGCCAACAAACAATTGCAATGGCCAAAAGTATTGCAACGCATTGCCCTCATTGCGGCCAGTGGCAGCGATGGTGAAAGAGATTTTTTACAGGAACTGCAACACAATGCTTATGGATACGATTTTAACGTACAGGTATTTACGGCAAGTGTACAAGGCCAGCAAGCTGTGCAGGAAATAACGGCTCAGCTCGACGAAATAAGACAGCAAGCATCTTCTTTTGATGTGGTGGCCATTGTACGGGGTGGTGGCAGCAATACCGACTTTGCTGCGTTCGATCATTTCGAGATAGCCCGACGTATTGCGTTGTTTCCCATTCCCGTGTTTACCGGCATTGGGCACGACCGCAACACCAGCATTGCCGACATGATGGGTTGGCAGTTTAAAACACCCACCAAGGTAGCCGCTGCCC
The Phnomibacter ginsenosidimutans genome window above contains:
- a CDS encoding diphthine--ammonia ligase; this encodes MSKIPIALSWSGGKDCSYALHLIQQEGKYEVKYLLSTCNTHTRELNMHHLHETLITAQAAAIGIPLLLSHVAGTSNAQYEAALQSSIQQLQQQGIYAIAFGDIFLEDIRQYREQLMTQLGMQVVFPLWQLPTNHLLQSMIQSGFKAMICCIDAQRIPTQWLGKMLDDKSMAMLPQDIDPCGENGEFHTFCVDGPVFQYPLHIKTGAISSQRMTIATNRFAIFSWVHIHLLPQP
- the xseA gene encoding exodeoxyribonuclease VII large subunit, yielding MTRRLPLSILASLIQETIEQVFEAETFWVIAEITDVKKYPQKRWCFLKLIEKNKEHIVTEMQGVLWANAFAELQQFERRTGQAFADGLEISCRVAVRFHPRYGLKLEILEIDSAFTLGQIELQRQQTLYLLLRQYPSHIQLVDGEYITANKQLQWPKVLQRIALIAASGSDGERDFLQELQHNAYGYDFNVQVFTASVQGQQAVQEITAQLDEIRQQASSFDVVAIVRGGGSNTDFAAFDHFEIARRIALFPIPVFTGIGHDRNTSIADMMGWQFKTPTKVAAALVAVSLQFDSDLMQLNQQLTEAVEDRMAGMQQQLQHWQQKLSLLVPHRLQRQRERLHDLQLLIDRSSKDQWKMAHDALQQTQLRVKQSWQHQLRNQQVMLEQTSRLIEQVSPDKILNRGFAMILQNDRIITDASQLDKDNPIQTVLKNKTIHSHISDIRSHE